A single window of Mugil cephalus isolate CIBA_MC_2020 chromosome 1, CIBA_Mcephalus_1.1, whole genome shotgun sequence DNA harbors:
- the LOC125004815 gene encoding butyrophilin subfamily 3 member A2-like: MVGEELRPRGAFTYLMVLSVIHSCRGQSDVVGPSQPIVALVGADIVLPCHLQPAMDASSMTVEWSRPDLDPRFVLVWRDSQDLQSKKHPLFRSRTSLFTHELKQGNISLKLSSVKLSDQGMYRCYVPALDRDATAQLVVGAASSPVILMFNNSTSEGGAGGGVVLQCESRGWYPEPEVLWLDAEGNLLCAGPPETVSVKT; encoded by the exons ATGGTTGGAGAGGAGCTCAGACCCCGTGGTGCGTTCACTTACCTTATGGTGCTCTCTGTGATCCACTCATGCAGAG gtcagtctgatGTGGTTGGTCCGTCTCAGCCAATCGTGGCTCTCGTTGGCGCGGACATCGTGTTGCCATGTCACCTGCAGCCTGCCATGGACGCCTCCAGCATGACTGTGGAGTGGTCCAGGCCTGATCTGGACCCCAGGTTCGTCCTGGTGTGGCGGGACTCCCAGGATCTGCAGTCTAAAAAACACCCGTTGTTCCGCAGCAGAACGTCTCTGTTCACCCACGAACTGAAGCAGGGAAACATCTCACTGAAGCTGTCCTCAGTGAAACTTTCAGACCAGGGGATGTACAGGTGCTATGTTCCAGCGTTGGACCGAGACGCCACCGCCCAGCTTGTTGTAG GTGCCGCCTCCTCACCTGTCATCCTGATGTTCAACAACAGCACCagtgaaggaggagcaggaggaggagtggtgctacagtgtgaatccagaggctggtatccagagcctgaggtgttgtggctggacgctgagggaaacctgctctgtgctggacctccagagacag tttcagtAAAGACATAG